Part of the Pseudodesulfovibrio mercurii genome is shown below.
CTTCGACGACCTCGCCGCCGTGCCGGGCTACGCCGACACCGGCGCGTCCCTGGCCGAGGGCATGCGGGCCATGGTCCGCGAGGCCGCCCTAGCCCCGGCCCCGCTCTCCCCCTCGTCGTTGACAGCCGCGCCCTGACCGGTTCCTTTCCGCCCCGCCGCGAGACGGCGGATACGCCCGCATCCCGGCGCATATCACCGTTTCCCGCCCCGAGCCGCCAACATTCCCTTGACAACGAGCCCTTTCCGGCCCGATGGATGAATTCTGCGGTTCCTCGTCGAAACCCATGGACAGTCGAGGTATGCCATGGCCGCTCGTTCCCGATCCCGACCCGGCGGAAGACGCCATCCCGGACGCGTGGTTCACGGCGTCCCGCCCCTGTCCGCGCCGCCGCCCGCCGCACAGCTCGACGACCTGGCCGACACCGTGGCCAGGGAGCGCATGGAGCGCTTCGCCTCGGCCCTGCTTCCGGGGTTGCTGCTGGAGGGCGAAGGCGGTCCGGACGAGGGCTCCGGCCCCCGGATCAAGGACCTCTGCCTGGCCGTGCGCGACGCCTACGACCGGCTCGACGCCCTGTTCGCCGAGCTGACCCTGGACCCGCCCCTGGCCTGCAAGGCGGGGTGCGTCCACTGCTGCTGCAACCAGGTGGCCCTGACCGAACCCGAGGCCCTGTTCCTGGGCCAATATCTGCTGGAAACGCGCGACAGGGGGCGGCTCCTGGACCTGGAAACCCGGACGCGGGCCCTGGTCGAGGACCTCAAGGGCAAGAGCTGGCAGGACATCGGCATGATCCGGCACCGGCTACCCTGCCTGTTCCTGGAAAACGGCGGATGCTCGGTCTACCCCGCCCGTCCCCTGGCCTGCCGGGGCTGGAACTCGGTGGACGTGGGCCGCTGCGTGCAGAGCAACCTGTCGGAAAACGCCCTGACCATGATCGAGAACCACCCCATCGTCCGGCGG
Proteins encoded:
- a CDS encoding YkgJ family cysteine cluster protein produces the protein MVHGVPPLSAPPPAAQLDDLADTVARERMERFASALLPGLLLEGEGGPDEGSGPRIKDLCLAVRDAYDRLDALFAELTLDPPLACKAGCVHCCCNQVALTEPEALFLGQYLLETRDRGRLLDLETRTRALVEDLKGKSWQDIGMIRHRLPCLFLENGGCSVYPARPLACRGWNSVDVGRCVQSNLSENALTMIENHPIVRRLADAVQNGLLRGAAALNLEAGYLLMARAVLLLLEGGAERGVLDRTADWLRGAPFFGRKRTW